TTATGCCTTTTGAACTTTCAAGAAGTTTTTTTACCTTTGAAATATCTGCATGTGTTATGGTTTCCAAATTCACAGATTCAGAATGCCCGTAAAACACAGGAACTCTTACTGTGGTCGCAGTAACTCCAATTTTATTATCACCAAATATTTTTCTGGTTTCATTAACCATTTTCATCTCTTCTTTTGTATACCCACTCTCTAAAAAATCATCTATATGAGGTATACAATTAAATGCAATATCATGGGGGTAAACTTTTCTTTTATAATCAAGGGAGTCTAATTTAGCCCTTGTTTCATCTAAAAGTTCATCTATTGCTTTTTTCCCGCTTCCAGAAACTGCCTGATATGTAGAAACAACAATTCTTTTTATTCCAAACTCCTTGTAAATAGGAGCTAAAGCCACAACCATCTGAATAGTTGAGCAGTTTGGATTTGCAATAATGCCTTTGGCTTTATATCCAGCCACAGCCTGAGGGTTTGCCTCGGGCACAACAAGAGGAACCTCAGGATCCATTCTCCAGGCACTTGAGTTATCCACCACAACTGCTCCAGCCTGAGCTGCTATTGGAGCAAATTCAAGGCTGATTCCTCCTCCTGCTGAAAAAAGAGCTATGTCAACGTCTTTAAAAGAGTCTTTTGTCATTTCTTCAACTACAACTTCATTTCCTTTAAAACCAAGCTTTTTGCCTGCAGATCTTTTTGAAGCAAGAAGCTTAAGATTTGCCACAGGGAAATTTCTTTCTTCAAGGCATTTGATCATTACATTACCTACAGCACCTGTCGCACCAGCAATTGCCACATTGAATTTTTTACGTGTCATTTTTTATCCCTTTGAAACTCAAAGTTAAAATTTATAAAAACATCAAACGCTCAGCTGGTCAAAATTTAATCTCTGAAACAATTTATATTTTCTGGATATTAAAGTTTTTAATTAAACTGAACAAAGTTTTATAATTTCAAACAACAGCTAATTAAGCCTATGTGTTTAATAAAAAATATCGCTTTAAAAAATTAAAGCGATATCAAACTATTTATAACAATTTTTATTAATCTATTCCGATTTAACAGAAGCTCTGTTTTTTGAATGAGCTAATTTAATAAAAATAAAAAACCCTGACAAAAGATATATAAAAGCAGTAATAAAGAGCATTATCTGAGGCTCAGATGCAATAAGCACGATAGCAAGGATAACAGCAACCAAAATATTAAAAGGAATTTTTTGATCCTTATCCATTTTTTTAAGACAAGGATATTTAACATTGCTTACCATAAGAAAAGCAACAAGATAAGTTAAAATTATTGATAATACTTCCAACAACCTGCCAACAAACTCTATTTTATTACAAAAAAGAAACCAGGTTACACAAATAAATGCCGCAGCTGGAATTGGAAGCCCTGTAAAAAACCTGGAATCAGACTGGTCACTTACATTAAATCTTGCAAGTCTTAAAGCCCCGCAGATCATGAAAACAAAAGCGGTAAGCCAACCCACCCTTCCCTGTTGAGGGAGTATCCACATATATAAAAAAATTGCAGGGGCAACCCCAAATGAAATAAGATCTGAAAGTGAATCAAATTCCATTCCAAATCTACTTTCAGAATTTGTCATTCTTGCAACCCGTCCATCCATTATGTCAAAAAACA
This window of the Desulforegulaceae bacterium genome carries:
- the pssA gene encoding CDP-diacylglycerol--serine O-phosphatidyltransferase: MQKRKIYILPNIFTAMNALCGFYSIISSINGNFMAAAIAVIVAMFFDIMDGRVARMTNSESRFGMEFDSLSDLISFGVAPAIFLYMWILPQQGRVGWLTAFVFMICGALRLARFNVSDQSDSRFFTGLPIPAAAFICVTWFLFCNKIEFVGRLLEVLSIILTYLVAFLMVSNVKYPCLKKMDKDQKIPFNILVAVILAIVLIASEPQIMLFITAFIYLLSGFFIFIKLAHSKNRASVKSE
- a CDS encoding aspartate-semialdehyde dehydrogenase, coding for MTRKKFNVAIAGATGAVGNVMIKCLEERNFPVANLKLLASKRSAGKKLGFKGNEVVVEEMTKDSFKDVDIALFSAGGGISLEFAPIAAQAGAVVVDNSSAWRMDPEVPLVVPEANPQAVAGYKAKGIIANPNCSTIQMVVALAPIYKEFGIKRIVVSTYQAVSGSGKKAIDELLDETRAKLDSLDYKRKVYPHDIAFNCIPHIDDFLESGYTKEEMKMVNETRKIFGDNKIGVTATTVRVPVFYGHSESVNLETITHADISKVKKLLESSKGIKVLDNPKENVYPLALDAAGKDFVFVGRLRQDESIENGLNMWIVADNIRKGAATNTVQIAELLAESYL